In Paludibaculum fermentans, the genomic stretch CGCCGGACGGAACTGCACGGCACCCTCGGCGTGGTGCCGACCATGGGCGCGCTGCATGCCGGCCATGGCACGCTGGTGCAGCGCTGCCGCTGCGAGAACGACGTCGTGGTGGTGAGCATCTTCGTCAACCCCACACAGTTCAACAACCCGCGCGACCTGGAGCGCTACCCGCGCACCGTCGAGCAGGACCTGCGGCTGCTGGAGTCCCTGGGCGCCGACGAGGTGCTGATGCCGGGTCCGGGCGAACTGTACCCCGACGGGTACCTCCTCAGGATCGAAGGCGGCTCAGCAGGGGAGGGCATGGAAGGCGCGCATCGCCCCGGCCACTTCCAGGGCGTGATGACCATCGTCCTGAAGCTGCTGAACCTGGTGCGGGCCGACCGCGCCTACTTCGGCGAGAAGGACTACCAGCAGCTCCAGGTCATCCGGGAGA encodes the following:
- the panC gene encoding pantoate--beta-alanine ligase, yielding MKTWTTVPEWQARRTELHGTLGVVPTMGALHAGHGTLVQRCRCENDVVVVSIFVNPTQFNNPRDLERYPRTVEQDLRLLESLGADEVLMPGPGELYPDGYLLRIEGGSAGEGMEGAHRPGHFQGVMTIVLKLLNLVRADRAYFGEKDYQQLQVIREMVRDCFVPTEVVPCETVRAGSGLALSSRNALLSEEGRHRAASVYRSLTTAATAEEARRILEADGFAVDYVEERWGRRFAAAMLEGVRLIDNVPVREEK